The Antarcticibacterium flavum genome contains the following window.
AATCTCCTTCATGAAAAAATTGAACATTCAATTAAAAAATCTGCTTTAGAAGAAGATTTTAAAGAAATTGAAAATCAAATTAACGATATTGTATTCGGACTTTACAATTTAGATTTAACCGATAAACAATTTATAGAAGATTTCATCACGTATACAGTAGATTTATTTTTTAAACAAGAAAAATCTATTTCTTTATATGCCGTCCAACAAGAACAAATAATAAGGTACGGAAAGAATATAAGCTTGGAACTTAACAATTTCCTTGGTAGCAAGAATTTATTTGCAAATGCTACTGTGTTTATTATAAGTAGATTTTCTCCTTTAATGATGATTAAAATTTCTTTTGATAAAACACCTAAAGAAGTATTAACGTCTAATGAATTACTTGAGAATGAACTAAAAAAATTAGACCGTTACTTATGGGAAGAAAAATCCTCCAATATCTATTTTAATAAAAAATTGAATTATAAAACAGGAGATGACGTATATATTATTCGTCAAAATCAACGCAGGTTTTGGTCTCAATCAATGGCAATAGAAGATGCATCCGAATTGATTCTTGAAATTTTAAATAAGAATTAAAGATGGTATTGAATCAAACTATTTATGAAAATTTCCATAACTCTTTTGAGCAAAAATGTTTTCAATTAATGGCTGCGGCATATCATACCACTTTGACTGAAAAAATAATTCAACTAGATTGGAATGAAAATGATATTTCATCTGAATTACACAAGAATATAAAAGCCAATCCATTTAGATACCAATGGGAAATTACAATAAATGTTGAAGGAACTATTCCGAAAAATATTCCGAAAGTAAAAGGTTTTGCAGATAAATTCCCCCGAATAGATTTTAAGCTTACCTCATTTAGGAAATCTTATGAATACGAGTACTTCTTTGAGGCCAAAAATTTAAAACAGAATGATTCAAAATTAAAACGAAGATATATTACCACCGGAATTGATAATTTTGTTTCAAAAAAATATGAAAAGGGAAGTTTAGTAGGTTATTTACTAGAAGGAAAAACAGATAAGACCGTAAATGGAATTAATTATCTTTTAGAAAAAGATAAAAGAGAAACTGAAATTTTGAAAATTACATCAAACCAGTGGTTTAATTTTTTTTATGAATCCTCCCACCCTGGAATAAATACCCTTAAACATTTCATCCTGGACTACACGAGAATTCCTAAATAAAAATTGTTCCTATTTAATTTAATTAACGCATTCCTTAGAAGTTTCTTATATAGCAAGCTCAATTGGAATAAGTCTAGAAAGATTCTTATATGAGGAAAAGAATGTAGATGAGAAGATTAATTATAATTCATACGAACAATTTTAGATCTCACCATTATTCCATACGTATGCTCTTTGAGTATATGAGGATGCCCTGAAGTTAGTGTCTGTTCGATCCGCATGCAGGAGTGGAATTGATTAAAAAGACACCGGCGTGTAGGGTCACCATACTTTTGTTTTGTTAAAGAGGTTTTAAAAATAGGAAAATTTTGAAGTTACATCTCTTTAAGAGAAAAGGATTTTACGGGCACTCAGGTAAACTCAAAAGATTATTAGGTTCTTCCCCGTCATTAACCGTCTTTAAATATTTATTACCATAACGACTGTTAGCCACAATGACGTCAACTGTTAGCAAGCCTCGCTTTACAAAAAAATCCCATTCCCCTTTTTCAATCCCGGTTAGTGCATCTTGCTGGGTGGCTATTTCGGTTCGAATTGTGCCAGTGATTTCGGTCGGTTAGTGCCAGGCATTTCGGTTTGATTTGTGCCACTTTTTGGCAGCAATGAAAATCATAACGGTTCAAATTGTGCCAGTCATTTCGGTTTGATTTGTGCCACTTCCGGAATTCAAGGAACCATAACGGTTCGTTTTGTGCCAGTCGTATCGGTTCGTTTTGTGCCACTTTGGAAGATCAAGTAATATCTTGTTGCAAAAAATGTAATAAGATCTGGCCAACACCCTTGATCCGATGGACTTAAAACAAATTATTACCTTAAAACTGGATGGTTTTAGTAACCGTAAAATCGGTGCTACTCTGGGCATCTCCCGAAACACTGTCAACAGCTACATGAAGCTTTTTAAGGCCAGTGACTATTCTTTTAAAGAACTACTATCCTTTGATAATGCACGCCTGGATGCGCTTTTTCCTTCACATACCACTATTGATAATGAGCGGCATGATGAACTGATGCTCTACTTTGAAGGGGTCAATAAGGCCCGGAATCATCCTGGTTTTACGTTTTTATACCATTATCAGGAATATGCACAACATGCTTCCCAGCCTTATAGCTACACGCAGTTTATGGAGCATTACCGGCGTAAATATGCTAAGGT
Protein-coding sequences here:
- a CDS encoding DUF3892 domain-containing protein, producing the protein MTGTIRTEIATQQDALTGIEKGEWDFFVKRGLLTVDVIVANSRYGNKYLKTVNDGEEPNNLLSLPECP